The DNA region CTCGGCGCTCGGGTCGCTGCCGACCGGGACGGTCTCCAGGTGTTCGAGCAGGGTCGGGCCGCCGTACCAGTCCATGTGTGCGGACGGCTCGACGACGTTGTCCCCGGCCAGGGCCGAGATCGGGACGGCGAGGACGTCCTTGACGCCGAGCGAGGCCGCGTAGGCGGTGAACTCGGCGGCGATGGCGGCGAAGACGGGCTCGGCGTAGTCGACCAGGTCCATCTTGTTGACGGCCAGCACGACGTGCGGCACCCGCAGCAGCGCGGCGACGGCGGCGTGCCGACGGGTCTGCTCGACCACGCCGTTGCGGGCGTCGACCAGGACGACGGCGAGCTCGGCGGTGGAGGCGCCGGTCACCATGTTGCGGGTGTACTGCACGTGCCCGGGGGTGTCGGCGAGGATGAACCGCCGCCGGGGGGTGGCGAAGTAGCGGTAGGCGACGTCGATGGTGATGCCCTGCTCGCGTTCGGCGCGCAGGCCGTCGGTGAGCAGTGCGAGGTCGGGTGCCTCCTGGCCGCGGCCCAGGGAGACGCGCTCGACGGCCTCCAGCTGGTCGGCGAGCACCGACTTGGAGTCGTGCAGCAGCCGGCCGACCAGGGTGGACTTGCCGTCGTCGACGGAGCCGGCGGTGGCGAAGCGCAGCAGGGAGGTGGCGTTGGTCTCGATGGTCGTGCTCATTAGAAGTACCCCTCGCGCTTGCGGTCTTCCATCGCGGCCTCGGAGAGCTTGTCGTCGGCGCGGGTGGCGCCGCGCTCGGTGAGGCGGCTGGCGGCGATCTCGGCGATCACGGCCTCGATGGTGGTGGCGTCGGAGTCGACGGCGCCGGTGCAGGACATGTCGCCGACGGTGCGGTAGCGGACCAGCCGCCGTTCGACCGGTTCGCTGTCCTTGGGGCCGCCCCACTCGCCGGCGGTCAGCCACATGCCGCCCCGGGAGAAGACGTCGCGCTCGTGCGCGTAGTAGATCTCCGGCAGCTCGATGCCCTCGCGCTCGATGTACTGCCAGACGTCCAGCTCGGTCCAGTTGGACAGCGGGAAGACCCGCACGTGCTCGCCGACCGCGTGCCGGCCGTTGTACAGCGACCACAGCTCGGGGCGCTGGCGGCGCGGGTCCCAGGCGCCGAACTCGTCGCGCAGCGAGAAGACGCGCTCCTTGGCGCGGGCCTTCTCCTCGTCCCGGCGGCCGCCGCCGAACACCGCGTCGAAGCGGCCCTTCTCGATGGCGTCGAGCAGGGGCACGGTCTGCAGCGGGTTGCGGGTGCCGTCGGGGCGCTCGCGCAGCCGGCCGTCGTCGATGAAGTCCTGGACGTGGGCGACGTGCAGGCGCAGGTTGTGCTCGGCGACGACCCGGTCGCGGTAGGCGAGGACCTCGGGGAAGTTGTGCCCGGTGTCGACGTGCAGCAGCGAGAAGGGGATGGCGGCGGGCGCGAAGGCCTTGAGCGCCAGGTGCAGCATGAGGAT from Kitasatospora cathayae includes:
- a CDS encoding sulfate adenylyltransferase subunit 1, with amino-acid sequence MSTTIETNATSLLRFATAGSVDDGKSTLVGRLLHDSKSVLADQLEAVERVSLGRGQEAPDLALLTDGLRAEREQGITIDVAYRYFATPRRRFILADTPGHVQYTRNMVTGASTAELAVVLVDARNGVVEQTRRHAAVAALLRVPHVVLAVNKMDLVDYAEPVFAAIAAEFTAYAASLGVKDVLAVPISALAGDNVVEPSAHMDWYGGPTLLEHLETVPVGSDPSAEPARFPVQYVIRPQTEEHPDYRGYAGQLASGVLRVGDAVTVLPSGLTTTVAGIDAFGRGTDIAWAPQSVTVRLADDLDISRGDLIAAGATPAPTKDIEATVSHLNERPLRAGDKVLLKHTTRTVRALVKEISYRIDIDTLEQRSGAEGLNVNDIGHVKLRTAEPLALDDYTDNRRTGSFLLIDPADGTTLTAGMAGEAFETVRATEPAEEDWV
- the cysD gene encoding sulfate adenylyltransferase subunit CysD, with the protein product MTTATDSPVRTDNPFALSHLDALEAESVHIFREVAGEFERPVILFSGGKDSILMLHLALKAFAPAAIPFSLLHVDTGHNFPEVLAYRDRVVAEHNLRLHVAHVQDFIDDGRLRERPDGTRNPLQTVPLLDAIEKGRFDAVFGGGRRDEEKARAKERVFSLRDEFGAWDPRRQRPELWSLYNGRHAVGEHVRVFPLSNWTELDVWQYIEREGIELPEIYYAHERDVFSRGGMWLTAGEWGGPKDSEPVERRLVRYRTVGDMSCTGAVDSDATTIEAVIAEIAASRLTERGATRADDKLSEAAMEDRKREGYF